One part of the Magallana gigas chromosome 5, xbMagGiga1.1, whole genome shotgun sequence genome encodes these proteins:
- the LOC105333627 gene encoding tetraspanin-9, with product MADGMCAKCSRYLLVVFNFFFWVSGCGLLGIGIWICVDDRIEEFLKNASIGFPLDWIYVFAYVTIGVGGFIFITGFCGCCGAVRESAWMLAGYIGCVVIILVAELVIGVYIAVERKNLEGMLKTELTRLVNEYPTHNNNVTMDFIQKNFDCCGARNFSDYKESKLNNGTTTHSTWIVPSSCCKTENTVQCYSEATNLGPTYTEIRSRSCFDNIIDFLYENVVILISVAVGVAVAEILGVICAVILCQNRTEYWDWD from the exons ATGGCGGATGGAATGTGTGCCAAGTGTTCCAGATACCTGCTGGTGGTCTTCAACTTCTTCTTCTGG GTATCTGGATGTGGCTTGCTGGGAATCGGGATCTGGATATGTGTGGACGACAGAATTGAGGAGTTTCTTAAAAACGCCAGCATTGGATTTCCTCTGGACTGGATATATGTTTTTGCTTACGTCACAATTGGTGTGGGTGGATTCATATTTATCACTGGTTTCTGTGGTTGCTGTGGGGCCGTGCGGGAAAGCGCCTGGATGTTAGCGGGG TATATAGGCTGTGTAGTAATAATTTTGGTTGCTGAGCTGGTTATAGGGGTGTACATTGCAGTGGAACGAAAAAAT TTGGAAGGAATGCTTAAAACTGAGCTGACACGACTTGTGAATGAATACCCAACCCACAACAACAACGTCACAATGGACTTCATTCAGAAAAAC TTTGACTGTTGTGGTGCAAGGAACTTTTCAGACTACAAGGAATCAAAACTTAACAACGGAACAACTACACACTCC ACATGGATAGTTCCGAGTAGTTGTTGTAAAACAGAGAACACAGTTCAGTGCTACAGTGAGGCCACAAATCTGGGACCTACGTATACAGAAATCAGGAGTCGG AGCTGCTTTGACAACATTATTGACTTTCTATATGAGAATGTGGTTATTTTAATATCAGTGGCTGTGGGCGTTGCCGTGGCAGAG ATCCTAGGAGTAATTTGTGCCGTCATACTATGTCAAAACAGAACGGAATACTGGGATTGGGACTGA